The region TTGTATTTGGCGTAGATATTCTTGACATGGGTTTTGACGGTATTTTCGCTGACGTACAGTTCGCTGGCCACCTGCTTGTAGGTCTTCCCGCGGACAAGCAGGGCGGCTATCTCGCTCTCCCGTTCGGTCAGGTCGCCGAGCGTCATCTGCTTCCGCAGGGTCTGCCGTTGCTTGTCGGGCGGCAGCTCGGCAAAAACGGTCAGAAAGACGTGCGTTTTCAGCAGCTTCCCGAGGTGCCTGCCCAGCGGCGGCAGCATGACGAGCACGACGCAGACGACCGACAAGGCCAGCAGAGAGTGGTGAGTGCCATCCCAGTTGAGCGTTCTGCCGGCCATGCCGCCGACCAGCACCCCCAGGACGTTCGCCGCCAGCCCGAAGCCGAAAACCTTGGCCGTGTCGGCCGACAAATCGAGCATTTCCCCGAGGATGCTCCACCAGAACAGGTCGAATATGCCGCAGGCTCCCAGCAGGATGGTATCGATCAACAGATAGGCGGCGACCGAGCGGTCGAGGACGATGAACGCGAGAAAGGAAAACCCCATCATGGAAACAGCGGCGTAAAGAAAGATGTTGCGGTTTACGGTACGCGGCAGATTGCGCATTACGTAAATGGCGGCGATGTAGGGAATCGCCCAATACCAGCTGGCCAGCCAGTCCAGATGGGTGAACGCCGGGTTAATCACCTGATACATGAGACCGGAGTTGAAGGTGATAACGGCGATGAAAAAACACAAAAAGACCAGCGGTCCGGCAATGCCGGCGCGCCCGTACCCGCCCGGTGACCCAACGGCCGGGGCGGCCTCCGCCGTAGGCAGGTGAAGCGCGCACAGCCACGCGCCGGCCAGCGCCAGCAGGCAAAGGGTCAGGCCGGCGTAGGGCGATATATTGACAGCGGCCACGTTGAGGAGGGTCATGAGGAGGTTGGAGCCAATCAGGGCGTCGGCCGCGGTTCTCATCCGCC is a window of Selenomonadales bacterium 4137-cl DNA encoding:
- a CDS encoding helix-turn-helix transcriptional regulator, producing the protein MTLQSFGGYPSLSARHLSLAVFSLYFSWLLAFPFEGQVLYALAASVGVDPRPMISGAVAAQCAGLLLCGFFVKTTAAARKFIVFSIVVAFAVTVLFFLPPSGLWPPCLVLSSFLAGGSVAAWGFFFRASTPPDGRMRTAADALIGSNLLMTLLNVAAVNISPYAGLTLCLLALAGAWLCALHLPTAEAAPAVGSPGGYGRAGIAGPLVFLCFFIAVITFNSGLMYQVINPAFTHLDWLASWYWAIPYIAAIYVMRNLPRTVNRNIFLYAAVSMMGFSFLAFIVLDRSVAAYLLIDTILLGACGIFDLFWWSILGEMLDLSADTAKVFGFGLAANVLGVLVGGMAGRTLNWDGTHHSLLALSVVCVVLVMLPPLGRHLGKLLKTHVFLTVFAELPPDKQRQTLRKQMTLGDLTERESEIAALLVRGKTYKQVASELYVSENTVKTHVKNIYAKYNVQNRNQLLHLMMNSEELPMQ